The Telopea speciosissima isolate NSW1024214 ecotype Mountain lineage chromosome 11, Tspe_v1, whole genome shotgun sequence genome includes the window AATTCAGATCCACTTAACAGAATACCATCCTGTCCAAATTTTGAGCCATGGAAGAAACAACTCAGAATTTGAAAAGAAACAGCAGATTCAGAATGCCCTGTATGCTAGAATAATagataatataatatatattgaaATATTCGAATTTAGAAATAAACCTAACCTCTAATCTGATACATAAAGTGCTCTTGAAGGCATAAGTTGTTTCTAAAAACTCAAATAAGAAGGCCAGAACTGAGagaattgaaaagaagaagagaagaattgaTTGGGAATCCACCTTAGCTGCTGGAAATCCATCCAAGCATACACATGAGTACATGCTTGCAGTCACTCCGCATGGATAACAGAAAACGGAGCTTCACTGCTtgaataataaaattttgggatCCAAAGAGAACTTACAACTTTTTTAGAGGGAAGATTagaaatccaattttttattaGGAAAGTCTAATCCTGTTACATCTCATAAGTCAAAAGTGAACCTCTATTAAAATACAATTtgtaaacataaaacataagctagaaaggaaataaaactaGGTTAAACATAGTAGAaaactgaagaaaaaaattgggaaaagaaactctgtccaggagtgtggcctacgccagcactcccatgagtctatctctctcctccgtAAAATAAGGGGGctgaggtgtcttttcatagggggaagagagaggtagattcatgggagtgctggcgtaggccacactcccggacagaaaactacttcccaaaaaaattataagaaaaagaTTCTTAAAGAGCCTATAATGTattttgtccttattttttctGATACATGAAGGAGGAGCCATCTGCAAGACAACTACAAAATCACGCAGAATCTCTTTCAAAGAGAGATATTACATATACATATTCCATCTGCATATAAAATACAAGTGTCCCATCATACAGAGAGGCCTCAAGTTAAGTATTATGACTGTTCTTCTTGATATCTTTTACTTCATTGTATTCAATATCTTATCCAATTACGAGCCTATGCAAATGAGTCTGCTTAAAACAACAGAAACATACCAGGATTTCAAACATAGGGCAGATCTAACTCAAATTTTGTATCAAACACAGGGGGGCAGACCTATCTAATATTGTGCATCTAAATTCCTAAGACTTGAACTTGTGTTTGACATCCATTGACCTTGCATGACCCAAAAGCAATATGTGTTTGAACATTTCAACTCACCCTCCATTGTTTGCAAACCATCTCAGGTCTACTCAGATTACCTCAAACTCCATATTTTCTGAAACTGACAAAACAAAGAGTTGAACTGTCAATTCTCACAAATCAAGAAGTTTCCAATTTTTATTACTAACGTCATGCCAATTAATTATCTAATTTTTATATACAAACAGAACCATGTAGTTCTTCAATAGAGATTGGGAGTGAGCTTTGTTATATACCATATTGTAATTCATATGGCATCAACAATGCACAAGAGAATACTCCTCTACAGATACGCTTTAGCAAATTAGTAAAACGTTTCTATTTTGCTTTATCAAGCTACAATTCTAGTCATGTCTCTTAGGATTGTTACACTCCAACATGCAAAACCCCAACTCCCAACAAGACAACCTCGCCAAATTATAAAAATACACCATGAGAATgacaagattaaaaaaaagataaaaacgTCCTCACTGTGGAATCGTATCAAAAAGTACTTCTACAGAACTAATTCATACCATACGAATTATTAAGACCAAAGTGAAAGATGGTAGTATCATTCTcttcaaatttcagaattttgaaTTCAGAATACAGAAAAACAGGTGAGTTAGTACCTCATAGTAAATTATGAACAATAATTTTACATAAACAAAGAGACAGATCTGTACCTTGTGATTGAGCAGAACAAATACAATCTCCGCAACCTTACGGTTGAATTGCTTCCCCAATCTCCGCAATCTTACGGCTGAATCCGGCATTTGTGAGGACTGAGGAGAGATTCACGCAAAGTCACTACAGAGTGAAAACCGAAACCCTAACAACAATGAGGGTATCCTGTGAGAGGAAGAGAGACCATAATAATAATCTTCTAAGAGTCTACTGTGAACAGAGAGACTCGACTCTACAGAAAAGCACCTGACGCACTCACGAGTCACGAATCACGACAAGATCGCACGAACGGAAGAAGATAATAAAACCCCGTTTGAGTGGTACCATGTTAGACCAAATTTGGTGCGACACGTGTCCATTTTAAAAACAGAATGTACCTTTGACTACCTTTGACCTTTCTGTCTCGGAAAGacaaatgaaaagaagaagacttaACTCTTCCGTCTTCTTCCACATATCTTTTTTTGATAACATCTTCTTCCTCATATCACCTCTGGTAGTGAAGGAGTACTGACAGTAGTAATGGAAATACCAGCCCTGCAGAGCAGCAATGCCTTGAAATACCAAGTAATCAACAAAGCCAACGGAACAGCCGGATGAACATATTCGATACAGAAAACAGACCCTGATATCGGCCACCCAATTCAGCCGGCGAACCTTCCAGCAGACGAACAGGGCCGATAGGAAGAGCTTGTTCTTGATCGTAGAGACCATGGATGGAGTAGCCTAATCTGACAACGACCAGATCCACGTCATTGCCAACTTCATCGGAAGCTACTCCGGCGACGTGAAGGCGGAGATTACCGGTGTGCTCTACCACGAGAGGACGCATGTGTTGCAGTAGAACGGCAACGGGCGGGACCCAGGGGGTTTGATCGAAAGCTACCACCGACTACTTGAGAGAAATACTTGCAACAACGATGATTATGACGAGACGACGTCGTaaagggaaatagaagaagaaagagatattTTGGGGGATGAACAGAGCCAGCGCCTCTGTACTTGAAAAACAGAGACCTGCAAGCGGTTGGGCTATACTTTTGTGTGAGTGTCTATGTTGGGTGTGTGCATGGGTTGTGTGGGTTGTGCTTAATGGTATTGGGCATGCGTGTTGCACAGAGTTCCATAGCCATAGATCAGTCCCTCAGATCAGTTGCAGGGTCTTTGATAATCCATGGCTCTTTGATAACATTTTTCAAGAATAGTGATTTTCTTAAGAAGTGGGTAAGAGAGAAGACATAaaaccaatacacacatcgtTTCTTTGCTTCTAATATTCCCGTAAATAACTACATTTCTGAATCTTTCATAAACAGAGTACAACACTAATAACGAATCTACAACACAGTTAACAACGACCAACAACAACGAGGATCACGAttcaaagggaaagagaataagagagagaTACGTGGTGGATGTAACGAACATTGCAACTCAACCCCAATGAAATAAATCGAAGTCAGGGGATCAGGTAAGAACGGAAGCAGAGCGAACAGATCATCCACTCCGTATTGAGAAACAAAGAGTTGAAATTGTCATCTTCAGGATGCCCTTAAGAACACTACCTCTCTTCGGAGGCAACCGAACTACTCGTGGCGGCGGCGCTCCAGCTCGAACACCTACGGTGGTGGTGATAGtggtgttgctgctgctgatccTTCTCACTGGTACAATTTTTGCGGTCTGGTTGGTAGCTGCCATCGTGTAGAAATGTGAAGGGAAGGGTTGCCGTTACCCTCTCTCGTTCTTGGGGAGCCAATGTTCCTAAATCCGATATGTACCATTTCATGCAAATGTGCAAATATATAGGAAGAAATTCAACTCCACTTTTTTCTGGACTGAAAAAATGGATTCCTTTTCTATCAGgtaattatatttttcattaattaaatggATGTGAAAGGTTATATATATACGCTGATACAGAACATATAGTGTAACTAACCAAGGCATAACCTAGACACACGTGTATTACATGGAAGAAAGACATGTAATAGACATAAAATCCCAAGGTAGTCTTGTGTGGGTCCTTCTCCTTTTACAGtaatctctcttccttctccatctctccTATTACTTTTGCTACAAACACGGAAATAATTGACAGGTTCAGAGTGGGCTCTAATTGAAATTCTAATTTACTAAATTCTATGTTGATACTGATCTGATCTATTGGCATCTCAGGCATTTCCGTTGATTTCAACTTTTACAAGACGTTTTGGAGTTTACAGGTCAATGATGTTATGTTGCTATTCCTTTTCCTCCCATGATTATGTACCTATTCCTTTTCCTCAAATGAGGGGACCTTAAAGAAGAATTATCTGTGCCTCTGCCCCCCTTTTTACATATTTCTTGATACAGAAGTGTTGATTTTTTCAGTTTATTATATTAATTTGGCATCTGGTTTATCTAGTTGAGGCACTCCTAGAGAAATTTTTAGGTGGAAGCCCTTGGGCACTGTTATCTGCAATGTGGCAGTTTATTTGGTGCTTAAATGTCGTGAACAGGTTGTTTTAACATCATCATATACTCATGTGGTAAGTTTCAGTCCAAAAGCATTGAACTATATGGTACAATATGCTGGggaaaaaattcaataaatggTGGGTCATGAGttggtttcaaaatttgacAACCAACCAATCAACATAGTCGGCTATCTATCCAATGGTAAGAATTATTACATCAGCCGTCCCCTATATTGATGGCTTGAAGTACCAAGGGGACAAAACTTACTAGATGGGACCTGAGCTATAAAATATCATGTGGATCACCTAGTTTCCTCTGTATGTGTGCACCTAGAGAAATTTTAAGTAATTTCAACTTCTGACCTACTTTTCAAGTTCATATAACCTATAATTGGAaggtgaatttttttattttttttttaattaaaagttGTGGTTCCCTTTACCAAAAATTGTGGCTCCTTATTAGTTAAAGTTCCCATTGCCAACGTTCTAACTTGAGGTTGAATGAAACAAATTTCAATGATTGCTCACTGGTATCTTTGAGAGCAAAGAGAAAGTTCTCTTTAACTTCAACTTCGTTGCAGTTGGGATAGAGCTAAGTTGAATTGAATTGTAGGTACTTTTTTTATTCCAATGAAGTTAAGTGAAACATTGCTTGATGTCCAAACTCCTACTAATAAGTCCATAATGTATAAATTGTATATTTGTATATGGATCTTAATTTCCAATTGGGAACTCTAGTGCTCTACCTTGGGGATACTTGTTTTCCTGCACATCTTTCTATCATTTTATCGTCTTTCATTAGATAACTAAAAGCATCAACATGGTATTAAAGAATGTTATTTGGTTGCCCATCTCATTGGTGTTACTCGCTAAATATTTGTAATAGTCAGTTTAATGCAGGCCCAGTCCAAAAATTTGTCATATTTTGATATCTATTGGGTCAcgggtttttatttcttttggtattATTTGTAATTAGTTCAATTCTAAAGCCCAAAAGTGGAGGGTCTAAAGGGATGTACAAACATATTTAATTAGTAGATCGGATCCGTTAGGTAGTGTAGTTGGCTTTAGTGTAGTCATTTAAGAGTCCTCTTTTGGTTAGTTATTTGGGGTCAAGTTATCTAGAAGATTTAGGCTTCAACAATCCCAATCCTAATTCAGATCTGGGCCTGTGGAGCAGCCGATCTATCTCTGGTTTCTAAATTGGAATCTTGGATTGGCTGGCTGCATCATAGGTTGTATATGCACTTGGTTaaaatttcaattattttttcatTACCAACTAATTTCATGGTGCATATCTTCTGGTCCATGTAAGTAGCAGGCCCATCAGTTAGGCAACAATAACAGTGGTGTATATTCCAACTGAAGTCTAAATTTTTTAAGTTGCTTTTATTTGGTGTAGTGTCCCTTCCTCTCCCCCCTCCAATCTTATGTTTTGCTTGACTCATTTTCAGGAGCATTTCTTCAATCCTGGTCCCACTACACTTGGTCCAACCAAATGGCAGAAATTTGCATCAAATTTAATGGTATATCCTTATCTGCCAAAACAGTTTATAGGTATTTTATTTGGCCAGTGTCTTACTGGTGTTTTTGTTGTGACGAATGAACAGTTTTTCTCTATGTCATGGTCAAATTTAATGATTCTCTTGAACTGTGATATGCCTAGGTTGTATTGGATACCTTCGAAGCTCAGCCtttgaatgatgatgatggaaaTGCAAATAACATCGAGGAAGAAGCGGCAACTTTCAGCATAAAATATCTTACAAGCAGTAAATTGATGGGTTTAGAGGTAAATGGGGTTAAAGCTGTGTTCAATTGGATTCCTGCAGAACCTGTATCAATTCTTTGGGTTTTTCTCATTAATTTTTATTCTATCCTTGATCAGTTGAAAGATCCAGGTTTTCGGCGCCATATTCTTGTCCAGTGTCTTATATTGTTTGATTATCTCAAGGTGATGATCTTCATCTCCCATGTTGGTTCTATTGACTTGCTAGTAGCTGTGAACTTGTTATATATGCTACTACTCTCTTGGTTATTGGTGTTAGATATGCAGGTAATTAGAGGTTTTTTGCATATATGCTTGGAGCATGTGCTGATAAAATGCCACTTTTACTATTTCTGTCCATTCCAGTATCTGTCTACTGTTTTATGACCAACATTATTTCTAACTTAAGTAAGAACTTCAACACTATGTTTTGgggatataatttttttatggataaaaaattcattaccaaaggaaagaaagagagaaagaggggagcacaaacaaacaacaaacaaatTACAAGACCCTGCCTTTACAATGGGAAAGACAAGGGCTtgaaaaagggaaagggaaaaacCCCAATCATCCACAACAGACTAAAAGTAGGGGGGTGGCCATGGCAGCAAAGGCCTAACCGCAACATGAAAAACAGACTCATCTTCAAAGACATTGCACGAACCAGGAATTGAACAAGCCACAAAAATGCAGGATAGCCCATCTTATCACAAGTTATCTTGACAAAGGACATGACTAAGAATATCCATACTTAGAGGCAAAAGCTTCTCATTGCTGGGCAAGGAAGAGTCCAAGTGGGACCACTTCCTGGGATAAGGAGGGGAGCTTATGTCACGCCGGCGGTAGAGAAGAAGTGGGTGTTGAGGGACAACAAAGGCCTGGAGGGTGCTAGGGGGTTGAACCGTTATGGGGGAGCTTGGGTAGGGTGGGCCAACAGCAATGGGCCGAGAGGGTGAGGGGAAGGCATTATGCCTGTTAGAATAAAGTAGAGAAAGGGGCTCTCAGGATTAGCGCTAGTGCTAATCCAGAGACTCCTTATAGGagatttattttattctttatttctttcctgtTTTGCCCTTTACCCTATTGTGTTGTACcccttttaattattttatcatAATAGAATTGTGAGAAGCTTAGTGTGGTTTACGGCTgcaactctcttcttcttctctcatctaCTGAAACTAACAATGCCCATAAGAGTTAGGCCTAATAGATGAACTTTGGGAGACTCCTAGGAGAGATAAAGAAGGGTCTTGATAGGAAACATGCCCAACAACATTAGAGGGCCAAAGCGAGGGGGAAGTCAAGTGGGTCAAGGGAGAGTCCGGACCTATGGTCAAGTGATGGGGAGAGGTGGGGGTATTAGGGTGATGGCTATTGAGGTGGCTCAGCCCAGGGGGATTGGTGTAATGGGTTGAGAGGTTGAGAGGATGGATTAAGGTGGTCCAATCCTGTGTTCAGCTGATGGGCCTAAGAAGACTTAGATGGGTTGAGAGGTTGAGAGGATGGGTTAAGGTGGTCCAATCCTGTGTTCCGCTGATGGGCCTAACAAGACTTAGATGTCCCAGATGAATGATGAGTTGGGTGGGAAGGGCTCGACCTAGAAAGAGGGCCAGAAGGAGTTGTGGGCTGGCAAGAAATATTGTGAGATAGGTTAGTGAATAAGGTGTGGGCCCCGCCCTAAGGGCAGGAGGAGGGAGTGTTAAATGGGGGGTAGGGGATTGATAAAGATATTATTACATCGATTTTGTCTTTGGGGGGTAGAGAGGGTTAAAGGCATGATTGACAATGGAGTACAACAGAATTTTTTCGCAAGATGTTGCAACGAAAAGCTAGCGGTAGTGTCCTGATGGAAACGACAACTCAGGGCGTCGACATCAATTAGCATAGGAGGGGAAGAGATTGGTATGGTTTGTAGCTGGCAAAGCTTTGGGGACAATGACGACATCGACTTGTAGAGATGGGGGATCCATGCTACCGTCAGTCCTTGCAAGGTTATGGACCAGCCATAGGCAGGACAGAATGTTGCATGGCCAGGAAGAGAGCCAGAGGCCAGTTTATCACGATGGTAGCATCGTTGTGCCCCCTCGCTCGGCTTTGGTTTCTGCTCCTAAGGCCCCTACCAGTACCAGAGAAACCAGTCAAATGTGATTACTATGGCAAACCTCGGCACACTCGAGAGACGTGTTGGAAGCTCCACCGTCTCCCCAAGGGTAGGGAGACATGGTGGGAAACAGGGTTACAATCGATACCAGGCACATCTTACTGAGTATTCTGATGCATCCCAGACTGGACTCCCTACTCCTGCATCTGCCTCTACGGTACCCTTCTCTTTGGATCAGCTCCTAGCATTACAACGCATGATGTCTCAACTGGGGACCTCTCCTTCTGCACCTCTGCCTTCCTCTGCCTCTAATTTGGCCCATTCAGGTATTTTACATGTTTCCTCGGGTTCTAGTCCTTCATGGCTCTTTGATAATGGGACCTTAGATCACATGACTAGTTCCTCTGACTTGCTCTGCTCTTATCATCCCACGTCGGTTAAGGATGAGGTTTGTGTTGCTGATGGACCTTTATCCTCTATCTCTGGTTAAAGTTCCATTGTCTCACCTAATACATCCTTACCCTCTGTTTTACACATACCTAACTTGTGTGCCAATTTGCTTTTTATTTACCGTCTTGCCGTAGATCTTAATTGTTGTGTCTTGTTGTATTCTACCCACTATTTTTTCAGGATCTAGTAATGGGGGCAATGGTTGGATATGGTAGGGTGCGTAATAGGCTATACTACTTGGATACGGGTCCTCCTCAGTTGACTCCTCTTTCTGCTCACACCCTTTGTGTTGACAATACTCTTCAAGAGGTTCATCGTTGGCACCAGCGCCTTGGTCACCCTTCATTTCGTACTTATAGTTAATGTTTCCTTCTTTAATAAAGGATTGTAATTTCTATATCTTTCATTGTGACATCTGTGAATTGGCTAAACATATAAGATCCTCTTATTCCCCAAGT containing:
- the LOC122645210 gene encoding uncharacterized protein LOC122645210, with amino-acid sequence MVLGMRVAQSSIAIDQSLRSVAGSLIIHGSLITFFKNSDFLKKWDALKNTTSLRRQPNYSWRRRSSSNTYGGGDSGVAAADPSHWYNFCGISVDFNFYKTFWSLQEHFFNPGPTTLGPTKWQKFASNLMVVLDTFEAQPLNDDDGNANNIEEEAATFSIKYLTSSKLMGLELKDPGFRRHILVQCLILFDYLKVMIFISHVGSIDLLVAVNLLYMLLLSWLLVLDMQVIRGFLHICLEHVLIKCHFYYFCPFQYLSTVL